A genomic region of Rhizobium sp. NXC24 contains the following coding sequences:
- a CDS encoding DUF502 domain-containing protein produces the protein MTEKPIKVSVATRIRNNFLAGLIICAPIAITLWLTWSVVHWADSWVRPYIPARYDPESYLNFAVPGTGLVIAMIFITIVGFLAKNLIGQSIVRFGESIVHRVPLVRTIYKSVKQIFETVLKEQGTSFKKVGLIEYPSPGLWSMVFISTDAKGEIASKFNAMGHDMVAVFLPPTPVPTAGFLVFVPREKITILDMSPEDGAKLLISGGLVSPEYREKLIGKELPPPAPVPAKTLS, from the coding sequence ATGACGGAAAAACCCATCAAAGTGTCTGTGGCAACGCGGATCAGAAATAATTTCTTGGCGGGCCTGATTATCTGCGCGCCGATCGCCATTACGCTCTGGCTCACTTGGTCTGTGGTCCACTGGGCCGATAGCTGGGTCAGGCCCTATATTCCGGCCCGCTATGATCCCGAAAGCTATCTGAACTTCGCGGTTCCTGGCACCGGCTTGGTGATCGCGATGATCTTCATCACGATCGTCGGTTTCCTCGCCAAAAACCTCATTGGCCAAAGCATCGTCCGTTTCGGCGAATCGATCGTTCATCGTGTGCCGCTGGTGCGAACCATCTATAAGAGCGTGAAGCAGATTTTCGAAACCGTGCTGAAAGAGCAGGGCACGTCTTTCAAGAAGGTTGGCCTAATCGAATATCCGAGCCCCGGCCTCTGGTCGATGGTGTTCATCTCGACCGATGCCAAGGGTGAAATCGCCTCCAAGTTTAACGCTATGGGGCATGACATGGTGGCCGTTTTCCTACCGCCGACGCCGGTGCCGACAGCCGGTTTTCTGGTTTTCGTTCCGCGTGAAAAGATCACCATTCTCGACATGAGCCCGGAAGACGGCGCCAAACTGCTGATCTCCGGCGGATTGGTCTCACCGGAATATCGGGAAAAGCTGATCGGCAAGGAACTGCCTCCGCCGGCGCCTGTTCCCGCAAAGACTTTGTCTTAG